The sequence ATTTACTGCTGCATGTTTTCCTCTTACATATAATTCCAATGACTTATGTGTAATAACTGGTACAACCTCATCCTCTAGGTGTTCTTATAAATTTCATCTTATCTATATAATGGTCTCTgcagtttttgcactgtgtttttaatatattcttaTACTACCCTTATAGCCTGGTCttttgagctgctgtaacggtgaactttccccactgtgggatcagtaaagtttatcttttcttaatgaagcaaaacaaagtgAAAGGTGTTCAAATTCTATGAACTGGAGAGCAGAGTCAACACCAAAACAACTTGATGCTGTTCAGATATGGAGTTTACTGGATCCCTTGCTGTAGCTTTGACTTGAGCTACATAAATTATATAtcataaatgtgaataaaatacGATTCTTGTGTATTTAAAGCGCTGTGCTGTTTCATTTAACCCACAAGTTTTGTAAATGCAATCATTTAATAAAGCTATATGTAATTTTCCTATCGTCACAGGACTGTGCATCCTCCCATCATGCTCTGCTCAGTTTTACCACATTGTTACAGCTGCAATGACCTGGACTGATGCCCAGAGTTACTGCAGAGAGAAGTACACAGATCTGGTTACTATAAACAGCATGGAAGACATGGTCAGGCTGAGGGACCAACTGGGAGGTAAAGATGATGATCAGTTCTGGATCGGTCTGTATGGTGATCTTGACAACTGGAAGTGGTCTCTGGAAAAGGAGGGAAATGAAGAAGGGCAGGCTGAGTACAGTGTGTGGTATCCTGGTCAGCCTAATATGTACTCAGGAGTCCTTGCCTGTGGTAACATAGACACCGAAGGAACGTGGTCAGACTACTCTTGTAATGCCGGTCTGCCTTTCATCTGCTACAATGGTAAGAGaagcacaacaaacaaaacaagcatgCATGAGCATCTCTGTCACCTGAGTAACATCGGTTCACAAGAATTCCCAAAAgtaattacatttcattttaaaacatctttttatTACTTTGTGACATGCAATATaatagtgaaaaaatctgaatgtgtGAACTTTCCTTCAAGCCATCCACTATCTTTATGCTATCAGCAGTTCAATCACCTTGTTTTAAAGCCCAATAGTGAACAATTTGTAAGCTAACGTCGAACTGAACCaactttttgtttatgttaATATATTCATGTGTAGTTGCATCATGAGTTTGccacattctctctctctctgtcagtgtAGAAATTAGAAAGGCTTGTACTGCTTCAGGCAAGTGAAAATGGAATCTCTAAACCTGTGAGAATACTCACATTGCCGAATTCACTTCACACAGGAAGCTTTTCCTGATCTGAGACtgttttctaataaaaaaaatcttctcatAGCTGATTTTCAAGCAGCTCATTgtgaaccacaggaacatttcaCTGTGACTGGAGCTAATGAGGAGATGAAGTAACATATTTTTAGagccacaaaaataaaaagggaGGAGGGTGAGGTGGATGGCTGGGTTGACAAAACACCGGATTTTATTGTTGGAGAGGGCTGATGACTTTGGTCATTTCAAAGTCAGCAGTTCTTTTTAGGGATCGGCTGATTAGCACGTCTGAGAGTCagtatttttctgattattggtATCAATCTTTTATTcgttctatttatttatttttttaaaaaaatgtgctcttttgactctgattcaGCCTCCTCTGTCAGTCTGTAGACACCACCCTGTAGCCACAAGCAAAATCCTTCCCATAGCACTATCTTATTGGTCACACATCAGTGATAGCCTACAGACACTGAAGGCTACTGTACCACAGATGGACACAAACAAGCTTGTTTGTAGACTGAAGTAGCTCCAGTGAGAGGAGCTGTGGTTTGAAGGTCAAGCAGCAGATACTgctgaaactgcaaaaaactcTGCCATCCTGTGATTTACTTCTTTGATGACAAACACGGCCAGTTGGACAGttacactgaaataaaacagctaAATCTTGGACTAACATTGGTGCCAGTGCAAATGGAAATTATTTTAGAACCTTTGCTGATGAGGTTGGGCAGAGGCTATCAATTACTAACAGACAAGGATATTAATTTTCATTGCAAATGTATATCAGCTCCAAATATTGGTCTCCTGCGTAACTAGTTTTCTGTCTCGGCTCCCAATAAGTGATATCAGTCGACCCCAAGTTCGACTGCTTCATAACCTTACCCACATTATAATTATTGCTTTAGTGTGACCATGTCTGTACAGGTCTTCCATTTGAACCTAAACCCTTGCTGTATCACGTACTGTAGTGTTAATTAGTACATAATGAACACATTAGACTGTGCAGTTGAATTTGGTAAATATTAGACCTGCTAAACATCACCACAATACTATAAGCATGCTATGATACGCATCATGACTTCTATTTTTAAGAATTTTCAGAGACTAAGTACATCTATGTGAGCACACCAATGAATTGGATCAATGCTCAGAGGTACTGCAGGGAGCGCTACACAGACCTGGCCAGCATGAGGAATGAACCTGAGAGGAACGAAATGAAGATGCTGGTGAAGAAATCTGCATGGATCGGCCTGTACAGAGTGGCGTGGAAGTGGTCTGATGGTCAGATCATGGACGTGACTTCATTCCAGAAATGGAGTACGGGCCAGccaaagaaaatcaaacattacTGTGTGACCACGACTCACGGTGGATGGAATGCACGGCCTTGTAGTGACAAATATGCTTTTGTCTGCAGGGGTGAGTGACAATCAACTATTCACTTTTCAAAATCATGTACACAAAGCATTATTGTGCCTTCATAAACATGTCATCATTGTAAAATTCAATCACTGCTGATTCAGTGAGGAAACAGGTGAGAGTTAAGGTGATGCTGAAAACATCAGACTCCTCTGTGGACCTGGAAGACATGCAGGATGCGATCTTGCAGCAGGTATGGATGCTTGATTGGAACAAAAgatgaattgattttttttttcttttctggagGCCCCCAGATCGCTCGGCTAGTTGAGCAGGccacccatgaacaggggctatagtccccaatgcagcagcctgggtttgattccagctcacggccctttgctgcaggtttcccccccattcttctccctactttcctgtctgcctctctactaaaCACTGTccaataacagttaaaaaaaaagatcagttgattatttggtattttaagcATTTCAACTATGAGATGAACTGCCATTAAATTTGATGTGGGTATTCTGGTCCCTGTCCTGAATAACTGCAAAACATATATTAGAGCCAATATCAAAATTTTAGGTAGACATTGTAAACATGACATCCTGCTAAACAATGTCAGTTTGCATTATGTCAGTGTTTAGCACAAAGCATCTCTGTGCCTGAGTACAGCCTCCCAAAGCTCCTGGCTATACTATTGTTTACTTGTGTTGCTGATACTTCTGTTTCAAGGTGCTACACTCCTAAAGTTTCAGTTCTGACCATTGTACGCAATTTTTATTCTTAGTTCAGCCAGAGACTGAAGGACCATGGCAGGAGTGAACATGTCAACCTCAAGTGGATGAAGCAGCCTGATGGAAAGACCTTCCAATTAAAAGAAagtgaggagaagaaaaaaaaaagaagtgacaaatgaaaaaaaaactgcattcacAAACAATGTTATTTTCATGCCTCCAACAGAATTGATGATGTTATTAGTTATTTAGAAAGAATGTAGGCCTAAATGTTAGAAAGATCTTTACCCTGGTGGCTCCTGATGATGAGAAGCAGAAGATCTCTAAAATATCCAAGTGTCTTCAATTCAGatttctttgtagttgtttttgctttttgcaaaaTGAATTTTGCTACTCTGCATCGCaatcactatacttgatatgctcatctacatactgcttgaattttactaccagctatatatgtagtatatttaatgacagagccgtacatcataacagtaaactatgaatcaatttcaatgttagcttgtactttgtacgtATCATCTAggttatcatacatgtatccaactgtgtgttatatgttccttgttccccaccctcctcttctcccatccctccctctctacctctctacctcttctgtccctctcaacccaccggccagcaggcagatgggtccccccacataaagagccgggttctgctcaaggtttcttctctgttaaaagggtgtttttcttgccactgtcaccttttggctgctctgggggttcatatgggttctgtacAGTGTATTGCGACAATCTGACCCGTAAtgggcgctatataaataaagctgaattgaattgaattgaatgaatATAAGTGAACtatctttcattttaaaaaat comes from Amphiprion ocellaris isolate individual 3 ecotype Okinawa chromosome 7, ASM2253959v1, whole genome shotgun sequence and encodes:
- the LOC111575908 gene encoding lymphocyte antigen 75-like isoform X2, whose amino-acid sequence is MDGNTVIVMALLGLCILPSCSAQFYHIVTAAMTWTDAQSYCREKYTDLVTINSMEDMVRLRDQLGGKDDDQFWIGLYGDLDNWKWSLEKEGNEEGQAEYSVWYPGQPNMYSGVLACGNIDTEGTWSDYSCNAGLPFICYNEFSETKYIYVSTPMNWINAQRYCRERYTDLASMRNEPERNEMKMLVKKSAWIGLYRVAWKWSDGQIMDVTSFQKWSTGQPKKIKHYCVTTTHGGWNARPCSDKYAFVCRVRKQVRVKVMLKTSDSSVDLEDMQDAILQQPETEGPWQE
- the LOC111575908 gene encoding lymphocyte antigen 75-like isoform X1; translated protein: MDGNTVIVMALLGLCILPSCSAQFYHIVTAAMTWTDAQSYCREKYTDLVTINSMEDMVRLRDQLGGKDDDQFWIGLYGDLDNWKWSLEKEGNEEGQAEYSVWYPGQPNMYSGVLACGNIDTEGTWSDYSCNAGLPFICYNEFSETKYIYVSTPMNWINAQRYCRERYTDLASMRNEPERNEMKMLVKKSAWIGLYRVAWKWSDGQIMDVTSFQKWSTGQPKKIKHYCVTTTHGGWNARPCSDKYAFVCRVRKQVRVKVMLKTSDSSVDLEDMQDAILQQFSQRLKDHGRSEHVNLKWMKQPDGKTFQLKESEEKKKKRSDK